The Polyangium spumosum genome includes a window with the following:
- the gspC gene encoding type II secretion system protein GspC, which yields MGLDAILKRYFPAIICLLIASAAYFQASGMGELVAGSVLLDPSSMPPPPPPKGGLPHSGAGQERSVNAGPILSRNPFDSVTGPLDGKPLDLPDAPDAPAPDSSDPYSDPVCDVGKVLLITQSEDPDWSFAAIAGSDGKAQLRRRGDDVGGHEVYWIGWDRVWLMSGSSRCQMQVHGEVPQKLASAPKAAETKPKPAPKRRGAKAVPKEIADKIHKVSETQFDVERSVVDQILENQAELMRSARIVPEKEGDKVVGIRLFGVRPESLLGTLGLENGDRLQSINGFEMADPQKALEAYARLRSADKLQVSVNRRGKPMTIDFNIK from the coding sequence ATGGGACTCGACGCGATCCTGAAGCGCTACTTTCCCGCGATCATCTGCCTGTTGATCGCCTCCGCCGCCTATTTCCAGGCGTCGGGAATGGGCGAGCTCGTCGCCGGCAGCGTGCTGCTCGATCCGTCGTCGATGCCGCCGCCGCCGCCGCCCAAGGGTGGCCTGCCGCACAGCGGCGCCGGACAGGAGCGCTCGGTCAACGCCGGGCCGATCCTGAGCCGCAACCCGTTCGACTCGGTCACGGGGCCTCTCGACGGCAAGCCCCTCGATCTGCCCGACGCGCCCGACGCGCCGGCGCCCGATAGCAGCGATCCTTATAGCGATCCCGTCTGCGACGTGGGCAAGGTCCTTCTGATCACGCAATCGGAGGATCCCGATTGGTCGTTCGCCGCCATTGCGGGCTCGGACGGCAAGGCGCAGCTCCGGCGGCGCGGCGACGACGTCGGGGGGCACGAGGTGTACTGGATCGGCTGGGATCGCGTGTGGCTCATGAGCGGCAGCTCGCGGTGCCAGATGCAGGTGCACGGCGAGGTCCCGCAGAAGCTCGCCTCCGCGCCGAAGGCCGCGGAGACCAAGCCGAAGCCGGCGCCGAAGCGAAGGGGCGCCAAAGCGGTCCCCAAGGAGATCGCGGACAAGATCCACAAGGTCAGCGAGACGCAATTCGACGTCGAGCGCTCGGTCGTCGACCAGATCCTGGAGAACCAGGCGGAGCTCATGCGGTCGGCGCGAATCGTACCCGAAAAAGAGGGCGACAAGGTCGTCGGGATCCGGCTGTTCGGCGTGCGCCCGGAGTCGCTCCTCGGTACACTCGGGCTCGAGAATGGTGACCGTCTCCAGTCCATCAATGGCTTCGAGATGGCAGATCCGCAAAAAGCGCTCGAGGCATACGCGCGGCTCCGCAGCGCGGACAAGCTCCAGGTGAGCGTCAATCGGCGCGGCAAGCCGATGACGATCGATTTCAACATCAAATGA
- a CDS encoding sigma-54-dependent transcriptional regulator: MVDELSGSSTPAPPEAKAGADAPTVLVVDDEPSNLASIEKIFQRDGMRVLTAPSARAALDLLRGHRVEVVLTDLMMPGTSGIELLRAIKQLAPDTEVVLMTAYGTVETAVQAMREGAYDFVEKPLKRMTIIKSVRKAAERRSLVAENRSLRQELKLLTKREIIGSSPALRRVLDVATQAAPSSATVLVLGESGTGKELVARYIHDHSARRHGPFVAVNCSAIPETILEAELFGHERGAFTGAFARREGRFAKAAGGTLFLDEIGELSPSVQVKLLRVLQENEYEPIGGDTVRADVRIVAATNKDLRAEIAAGRFREDLFYRLNVIAITVPPLRARREDIPLLVDHFLGVYCAKNNRGRLEAPREVLARLLDYSFPGNVRELENVIERAAVLCRGEKLSIEDLPESIRESAAAAPETITFSVGTPLDEVERRLIRETLRYAHGDKSVAAQLLGISTRTIYRKLGEIEG; encoded by the coding sequence ATGGTTGACGAGCTGTCAGGATCTTCGACGCCTGCGCCTCCCGAGGCGAAGGCGGGGGCCGACGCGCCCACCGTGCTCGTGGTGGACGACGAGCCCAGTAACCTTGCTTCCATCGAGAAGATTTTTCAGCGTGACGGCATGCGCGTGCTCACCGCGCCCTCGGCCCGCGCTGCGCTCGACCTCCTCCGGGGACATCGCGTCGAGGTCGTCCTCACCGACCTCATGATGCCCGGCACGAGCGGCATCGAGCTCCTCCGCGCGATCAAGCAGCTCGCCCCCGACACAGAGGTCGTGCTCATGACGGCGTACGGCACCGTCGAGACGGCCGTCCAGGCCATGCGCGAGGGCGCCTACGACTTCGTCGAAAAACCCCTCAAGCGGATGACGATCATCAAGAGCGTCCGCAAGGCCGCCGAGCGCCGCTCCCTCGTCGCCGAGAACCGCTCCCTCCGCCAGGAGCTGAAGCTCCTCACGAAGCGCGAGATCATCGGCTCGAGCCCCGCGCTCCGCCGTGTCCTCGACGTCGCGACCCAGGCCGCGCCCTCCTCTGCCACCGTGCTCGTCCTCGGCGAAAGTGGCACCGGCAAGGAGCTCGTCGCTCGTTACATCCACGACCACAGCGCCCGCCGGCACGGACCTTTCGTCGCGGTCAACTGCTCCGCCATCCCCGAGACCATCCTCGAAGCCGAGCTCTTCGGCCACGAGCGTGGCGCCTTCACCGGCGCATTCGCCCGCCGCGAGGGCCGGTTCGCCAAGGCCGCCGGCGGCACCCTCTTCCTCGACGAGATCGGCGAGCTCAGCCCTTCCGTGCAGGTCAAGCTCCTGCGTGTCCTCCAGGAGAATGAATACGAGCCCATCGGCGGCGATACCGTCCGCGCCGATGTTCGTATCGTCGCCGCCACCAACAAGGACCTCCGCGCCGAGATCGCGGCGGGCCGCTTCCGCGAAGACCTCTTTTATCGCCTGAACGTCATCGCGATCACGGTCCCTCCGCTCCGGGCGCGCCGCGAGGACATCCCGCTGCTCGTCGACCATTTCCTCGGCGTGTACTGCGCCAAGAACAATCGTGGCCGCCTCGAGGCCCCGCGCGAGGTCCTCGCGCGCCTGCTCGACTACTCGTTTCCGGGCAACGTCCGCGAGCTGGAGAACGTGATCGAGCGCGCCGCCGTGCTCTGCCGCGGCGAGAAATTGTCCATCGAGGATCTGCCCGAGTCGATCCGCGAGAGCGCGGCGGCCGCCCCCGAGACCATCACCTTCTCGGTCGGCACGCCGCTCGACGAGGTCGAACGCCGGCTCATCCGGGAGACGTTGCGTTACGCCCATGGCGACAAATCCGTCGCCGCCCAGCTCCTCGGGATCTCCACCCGCACGATCTACCGCAAGCTCGGAGAGATCGAGGGTTGA